A segment of the Alphaproteobacteria bacterium genome:
CCTTCGCGCCGGCCGGCGCCTGGGCGCAGGCGGCACCCGGGGATGCCGCGACCCGCTCGCCGAGCGTGCCCGAGGCGGTGCCGGCGCCCGAGGTGGTCGCCGTCGTGGTCGGCACCTGGGAGGCCCAGATCCCGGACGCCTATGGCGGCATGGAGATCTGGCGTCTGGTGATCGCGCCCGGCGGCGACGCGGCACTGGAAGTGACCGGCGCGGCCGGCGCGATGAGCGCCCGTGCCGGACGCTACCAGATCGATTCGCGCACCATCCGGCTGATCGTCCCGGGCCAGGCCGACGAGACCGACCCCAATTCGACCGCCCTCAACCTGCAGGACGCCCACAGCCTGGAGACCTATTTCTACAGGCTGCTCGGACCCGACCGGCTCGCGTTCCGGCCCACGCTGTGCCGGGTCGACCCCTGCCAGTGGATCGCCGAGCGGGTGGAGTAGGCGCGTCCGGCTGTCGTGTTCGCGTGCCTGCGGCCGCGTGATAGCCTATATGGGAATCGCAACATTCCCGGAACGCCCGCAGGACGATGACCGCGCCCGCCACCGCCATGGACCCACCCTATTTCGCGACGCTGAACGCGCGCCAGCGCGAGGCCGTGGCCGCCGTCGACGGGCCGGTGCTGGTGCTGGCCGGCGCCGGTACCGGCAAGACCCGGGTGCTGACCACGCGGCTGGCGCACATCCTGGTCACCGGCCGCGCCCGGCCGAGCGAGCTGCTGGCGGTCACCTTCACCAACAAGGCGGCGCACGAGATGCGCGAGCGGGTCGGCGCGCTGCTGCAGCGCCCGGTGGAAGGCTGGTGGATCGGCACCTTCCACGCGCTGGCGGCGCGAATCGTCCGCGCCCATGCCGAGCTGGTCGGCCTGCAGGCGAACTTCACCATCCTCGACGTCGACGACCAGCACCGGCTGCTGAAGCAGATCCTGCAGGCGGCCGACATCGACGAGAAGCGCTGGCCGCCGCGTGCGCTGAACGCGGTGATCCAGCGCTGGAAGGACCGCGGCCTGACGCCGGAGAAGGTGACGCGGGCCGAGGCCGGCGATTTCGCCGACGGCAAGGCGCAGGCGCTCTACGCCCAGTATCAGGAGCGGCTGCGGGTGTTGAACGCCGCCGATTTCGGCGACCTGCTGCTGCACTGCCTGACGCTGTTCGCGACCGACGGCGACATCCTCGCCCGCTATCAGGACCGGTTCCGTTACATCCTGGTCGACGAGTACCAGGACACCAACGTCGCCCAGTATCTGTGGCTGCGCCTGCTGGCCCAGCGCCATCGCAACATCTGCTGCGTCGGCGACGACGACCAGTCGATCTACGGCTGGCGCGGCGCGGAGGTCGGCAACATCCTGCGCTTCGAGCAGGACTTCCCGGGCGCCGCCGTGATCCGGCTGGAGCAGAACTACCGCTCCAGCCCGCACATCCTCGGCGCGGCGTCGGGGCTGATCGCCCACAACGAGGGCCGGCTCGGCAAGACGCTGTGGACCGAGCGCGACGACGACGACAGGGTGCGCATCCGCGGCATCTGGGACGGGCCGGAAGAGGCGCGGGTCATCGGCGAGGAGATCGAGGCGCTGCAGCGCGACGGCCGCGCGCTGCACGAGATGGCGATCCTGGTCCGCGCCGGCTTCCAGACCCGCGAGTTCGAGGAACGGCTGCTGACGCTGGGCGTGCCTTACCGGGTGATCGGCGGCCCGCGCTTCTACGAGCGGAAGGAAATCCGCGACGCGATCGCCTATCTGCGCGTGGTCGTCCAGCCCGACGACGACCTGGCGCTGGAGCGGATCGTCAACAAACCGAGCCGCGGCATCGGCCAGGCGTCGCTGCAGCATGTGCACGTCGCGGCGCGCGGGCAGGGCGTCTCGCTCTACACCGCGGTCCGCCGGCTGGTGGAGACCGACGAGCTGACGCCGCGGGCTGCGCCGGGCCTTCACCAACCTGATCGCCGACTTCGACCGCTGGCGGGCGATGGCGGAAACCTGCGCCCATGACGAGCTGGCCGGCATCATCCTCGACGAATCCGGCTATACCGACATGTGGCGGGCCGACAAGTCGGCGGAGGCGCCGGGCCGGCTGGAGAACCTGAAGGAGATGGTCGTCGCGATGCAGGAGTTCGACACCCTGCGCGCGTTCCTCGACCATGTCAGCCTGGTGGCCGAGCAGACCGAGCAGGCCGGCGGCGACATGGTCTCGATCATGACGCTGCACAGCGCCAAGGGCCTGGAGTTCGAGCACGTCTTCCTGCCCGGCTGGGAGGAGGGGCTGTTCCCGCACCAGCGCGCGCTCGACGAGACCGGCCTGAAGGGCCTGGAGGAGGAGCGGCGGCTGGCCTATGTCGGCCTGACCCGCGCCAAGCGGCGCGCCTATGTCTCCTATGCCGCCAACCGCCGCATCAACAACCTGTGGCAGAGCGCGCTGCCGTCGCGCTTCATCGATGAGCTGCCGGATGAACATGTGCTGCGCGCGGCCGACGACGGCATCTATCGCGGCCGCAGCGGCGGCGGCTTTTCCGAGGCGACCGCGCTGTATGCGGCCGGGGCCACGGACTGGGGCCCGATCTGGCGCAGCGGCGGACGCACCAACGCGCCGGGGCGGCGCTACGACCAGCCGCGCCAGCGCCGCGGCGGCCCGCCGGTGATCGACGGCGTGGCCGAGGCGGTGGTGCGCACCGCGGCGGAGGAAGCGCGCTACGCCGAGGGCGAGCGCGTGTTCCACCAGAAGTTCGGCTATGGCCTGATCACCGTGGTGGAAGGCGAGAAGCTGGCGGTCGAATTCGACAAGGCGGGCGAGAAGCGGGTGCTGGCCAGCTTCGTCATCCCGGCCGATCGCGCATGAGCCCACCGGCGGCCGGGGATGGCCCTCTGCTGATCTCCTGCATCGCACCTCAGGCCGTCGCCGAAGCGCTGGCGGCGGCGTGGGAGGAGCATGCCGGCGCGGTCGCCGCTTTCGAGGTCTCGCCGGGCGGCGACTGGCGGGTGGAGGCCTATGGCGTCGACCGCACCGCGGTGCCGGACATCCACGCCTCGATAGCGCTTCTGACCGCGCTGCACGGCGCCGGCGGCATCCAGCCGGCCATCGGCCCGCTGCCCGGCGTCGACTGGGTGGCGCAGAACCTGGCCACCTTCCGCGCGCTCAGGATCGGCCGCTTCGTCGTCCGGCCCTCGCACGACACCGCGCCGTTGCCGCAGTCGGCGCTGGCGATCACGCTGGACGCCAATGTCGCCTTCGGCACCGGCGAGCATGCCACCACCCGCGGCTGCCTGCTGATGCTCGACCGGCTGGCACGCCGGGTCAGGCCGCTGCGGCTGCTCGACCTCGGCACCGGCACCGGCATCCTGGCGATGGCGATGGCCCGGCTGTGGCGGCGCCCGGTGCACGCGGTCGACATTGACCCGGACTCGGTCCGGGTCGCGGCGGAAAACGCGCGCGCCAACCGTCTGGCGACCCTGATCCGGCCGGTCGAGGGGCGCAGTTTCGCCCAGCGCGTGGTGCGTGCGCCCGGACCGTTCGACCTGATCGTCGCCAACATCCTGGCCCGGCCGCTGGCGGCGCTGGCGCCCGGCATGGCGGCCAATCTCACCCGCGACGGCACGGTCATCCTGTCCGGCTTGCTGGCCGCCCAGCAGCCGCTGGTGCTGGCCGCCTTCCGCCGCCAGGGATTGTGCCTGCGCGACTGCTATGTCAGCGAAGGCTGGGCCACGCTGATGCTGGCCCGACGCGGCTAGCGCGGCGCCGGCAAAGCTGTGCTATCCCGGTGCGCCGTCCGCCCGGCACGGCGGCCTGCGAGGAGAATGCGACGATGGAAGGTCCGGCCCCGCTCTGGACGAAGGACGATCTGGTGGATTGGCCCGCACTGGCGCGTGCGCTGACCGAGGCCGGCGTGCGCCGGCCGGTCGACGAGGTCCGGGCGCTGCTCGCCGGCATCGCCGCCGGGCCGGAGCCGATCGGCCGGGGCTGGCTGGAGCTGATCGACCCGCTGCTGCTGGCCGAGGCGGACGGTGCGGCGGCGCGTGCGCACGACGACGCCCGGCGCGCGCTGGCGGCGCGGCTGCTCGACCGCGGCGCCGGCGACGGCCCGGCGCGTGTCGCGGCGCTGCGGGCAGCGCTGCAGGCGCGCGGGCTGGCCGGATCTGTCGTGCCGCGCGGCGACGAGCACCAGGGCGAGTATGTGCCGGCGCGGGCCGAGCGGCTGGCGTGGCTGACCGGCTTCACCGGCTCGGCCGGCGTCGCCGTCGTGCTGGCGAACCAGGCCGCGATCTTCGTCGACGGCCGCTATACGCTGCAGGTCCGCCAGCAGGTCGATACCGGCGTCTATACGCCGCTGCACCTGATCGAAACACCGCCGACCCGGTGGATCCCGGGCGCGCTCGCCGCCGGCGACCGGCTCGGCCTCGACCCTTGGCTGCATGGCGCCGCCGAGATCGACCGCTGGAAGGCGGCCTGCGCCGAGGCCCGAGCGGAGCTGGTGCTGGTCGAGACCAACCCGGTCGACGCGGTCTGGGCCGATCAGCCGCCGCCGCCGATCACCCCCGCCGTGCCGCACCCACTGCAGTTCAGCGGGCGCTCGTCGCAGGACAAGCGGGTGGCGCTGGCCGACGAGCTGAAGCAGGCCGGCCAGCAGGCGGTGGTGCTGTCCGCGCCGGATTCGATCGCCTGGCTGCTCAACATCCGCGGTGCCGACGTGCCGAACACGCCGTTCGCGCTGTCCTTCGCCATCCTGCACGACGACGCCCATGTCGAGCTGTTCATGGACCCGCGCAAGGCGGTGCCGTCGCTGTCCGCCCATCTCGGCAACGCGGTCGCGGTGGCGCCGCCGGATCGGATGGGTGCCGCCCTCGACCAGCTGGCGAAGGCCGGCGCCACGGTCCGCATCGACGCGCAGTCGCTGTCCGGCTGGATCGCCAATCGCCTGACCCGGGGCGGTGCCCGGCTCGCGCCCGGTGGCGATCCCTGCGCCCTGCCCAAGGCCTGCAAGAACGCGGTCGAGCTCGACGGCATCCGGGCGGCGCACCGGCGCGACGGCGCCGCGCTGTCGCGATTCCTCGCCTGGATCGCCGAGGAGGGGCCGAAGGGCACGGTCGACGAGCTCGGCGCCATCGCCCGGCTGGCGGCGATCCGCGCCGAGGGCGGCTTCTTCCGCGGCTACAGCTTCGACACCATCTCCGGCGCCGGCCCGAACGGCGCCATCGTCCACTACCGCGCCTCGGAGGCGACCAACCGGCGGCTCGAGCCCGGCTCGATCTACCTGGTCGACAGCGGCGGCCAGTATCTGGACGGCACCACCGACGTCACCCGCAGCATCGCCATCGGCACGCCGACGGACGAGATGCGCGACCGCTTCACCCGGGTGCTGAAGGGCCACATCGCGCTGGCGACCGCGCGCTTTCCGGTCGGCACCACCGGTTCGCAGCTCGACGCGCTGGCGCGGCTGCCGCTGTGGTCGGTCGGGCTCGACTACGACCACGGCACCGGCCACGGCGTCGGCAGCTATCTCAGCGTGCACGAGGGTCCGCAGCGCATCTCCAAGGCGCCGAACACGGTGGCGCTGGCGCCCGGCATGATCGTCTCCAACGAGCCCGGCTTCTACAAGGAAGGCGCGTTCGGCATCCGCATCGAGAACCTGGTCGCGGTGCGCGACAGCGCCCACGCGGTCGAGGGCGGTCGGCCGATGCTGGAATTCGAGACTCTGACCCTGGCGCCGATCGACCGCAACCTAGTCGCCGTCGGCCTGTTGACCGACGCCGAGCGCGATTGGCTGAACGCCTATCACCGGCGCGTGCTCACCGTGATCGGGCCGCAGGTCGACGCGGCGACCCGCGCCTGGCTGGAGGCGGCGACCGCGCCGGTGTGAGCGCGCGGTGCGGCTTTCCTGCCGCGACGGAAACAATAAGAAACAAACATTGATTTCATTTGGCGGCGCCTGCCGCATAGCTTCAGGGCGTGCCGAAGCCGGACGAACCGGGTCGGGCACGACTGAACAGGGCAGGCCGAATGGACGGAAGCAGCTATATCGCAGGCGGCAACGCGGAGGACGCACCGGCGTCCGTGCCCGCGCGCCGTCCGCGCCAGGTGGTCCTGCCGATCGAGACGCTGCCGGACGAGAGCCGCCAGCGCACCCTGAAGAGTTCCATCCACTGCTCCGGCATCGGCCTGCATTCGGGCGAGCGCGCGACGATGACGCTGCACCCGGCCGAGGAAGGCACCGGCATCCTCTTCCGCCGCTCCGATATCGGCGGGCGCGGGGTCGCGATCCCGGCGCGCTGGGACCATGTGGTCGAGACGACGCTGTGCACCACGCTGGGCAACCAGGACGGCGTGAAAGTTTGCACCGTCGAGCACCTGATGTCGGCCTTCGCCGGCATGGGCATCGACAACGCGGTGGTCGAGGTCAAGGGCCCCGAGGTGCCGATCATGGACGGCAGCGCGGCCCCGTTCGTATTCCTGATCGAATGCGCCGGCATCGCGCAGCAGACCGCGGCCCGCCGGGTGATCGAGGTGCTGCGGCCGGTGCAGGTCCGCCACGACGCCTCGGTCGCGACGCTGATGCCGTCGGCACGCTGGTCGGTGCATTGCGAGATCGACTTCGACAGCCCGGTGATCGGCCATCAGGTGGCGTCGATGGCGGTGACGCCGGCGACGTTCCGGACGGAGGTGGCGCGGGCGCGCACCTTCGGCTTCCACCACGACGTGGTGCGGCTGATGGAATCCGGCCTGGCCCGCGGCGGCTCGCTGGACAACGCGGTCGTGATCAGCGGCGACAAGGTGCTGAACGAGGACGGCCTGCGCTACGACGACGAGTTCGTGCGCCATAAGGTTCTGGACGCGGTCGGCGACCTCTATCTGGCCGGCGGTCGGCTTGCCGCGGCCTATTCCGGCACCCGCCCCGGCCACCGGCTGAACAACCAGGTGCTGCGCGCCCTGTTCGCCGAGGAAGGGGCCTGGCGCTGGTCGACCGCGGCGGAGACGGCGACGTCGATGCGGCGCGCGCTGGCCGGCTGACCGGCCGGTCCGGCCCCGCAGGGCCGCGTGTACGGGCCGCTGCGGCGGCCCGCCTTGTTCCCGGAGGCGGCAGGCTGGTATAAGCAGGCTGGGGTTGTGGCGCGACCGGATGAGTCGTGGCCGCACGGGCGATGAACGGCGTGGAAATCGGGACAGGATGACCTTAACGGGAACGGGCCGCCGCGTGCGGCCGGGTCTATTCGTCGGGGCGGCGCTGGCCGGCGCGCTGATGGCGCTGACCGGCTGCGGCGGCGCCGAGGAAGAGGCCTATGTCGAGCAGCCGGTCGAGGACCTGTACAACACGGCCCTCGACAACCTCGCCGCCGCCGAATACGAGGCCGCGCAGGCCGCGTTCGAGGAGGTCGACCGCCAGCATCCCTATTCGGTGTGGGCGACCAAGGCGCAGCTGATGGCGGCCTTCGCCGCCTATCAGAAGGGCAACTACGACGACGCCGTCGTCGCGCTCGACCGGTTCATCGAGCTGCATCCGGGCAATTCCGACACGGCCTACGCCTACTACCTGAAGGCGCTGTGCTATTACGAGCAGATCGCCGACGTGACCCGCGACCAGCGGTTGACCCAGCTGGCGTTGTCGTCGCTGCAGGACGTGGTGACCCGCTTCCCGGGCACCGACTACGCCCGCGATGCGGCGCTGAAGATCGACCTCGCCCGCGACCACCTCGCCGGCAAGCAGATGGAGATCGGGCGCTACTACCTGCGCCAGGGCCAGTACACCGCCGCGATCAACCGGTTCAGGGCGGTGATCACCGACTACCAGACAACCACCCACGTGCCGGAGGCGCTGCACCGCATCGCCGAGGCCTATGCGGCGCTGGGGCTGACCAGCGAGGCGCAGCAGGTCGCCGCGGTGCTCGGCTACAACTACCCTGGCAGCGTCTGGTACATCGACAGCTACGAGCTGATCGAGGGCGGCGACATCCCGGGCAACGAGGATGCCTATGACGGCCTGACCGGCATCTCCTGGCTCGACGACCTGTTCTAGACCCCCGATGCTGCAATCCCTGTCGATCCGCGACGTCGTGCTGATCGACCGGCTGGACCTGGATTGCCATCCGGGTCTGACCGTGCTGACCGGCGAGACCGGCGCCGGCAAGTCCATCCTGCTCGATGCCCTCGGCCTCGCGCTCGGCGGGCGGGCGGATTCCGCCCTGATCCGCGCCGGCTGCACCCAGGCGACGGTCGCCGCCGCCTTCGCGCTGCCCGGCGACAGCCCGGTGCGCGCGCTGCTGGCCGAGCAGGGCCTCGACGCCGACCTCGACGACGGCCTGGTGCTGCGCCGGCAGATCGGGCGCGACGGCCGCAGCCGCGGCTTCATCAACGACGCGCCGGTCAGCGCCCGGCTGATGCGCGACGTGGCCGACCTGATGATCGAGGTCGACGGCCAGTTCGCGGCGCAGGGCCTGCTCGACCCGCGCGCGCATCGCGACCTGCTCGCCCGCTTCGCCGAGGCCGAGGTGGAGCGGGCCGCGGTGGCCGAGGCGCATGCGGGCTGGAAGGCGGC
Coding sequences within it:
- a CDS encoding 50S ribosomal protein L11 methyltransferase; the encoded protein is MSPPAAGDGPLLISCIAPQAVAEALAAAWEEHAGAVAAFEVSPGGDWRVEAYGVDRTAVPDIHASIALLTALHGAGGIQPAIGPLPGVDWVAQNLATFRALRIGRFVVRPSHDTAPLPQSALAITLDANVAFGTGEHATTRGCLLMLDRLARRVRPLRLLDLGTGTGILAMAMARLWRRPVHAVDIDPDSVRVAAENARANRLATLIRPVEGRSFAQRVVRAPGPFDLIVANILARPLAALAPGMAANLTRDGTVILSGLLAAQQPLVLAAFRRQGLCLRDCYVSEGWATLMLARRG
- a CDS encoding aminopeptidase P family protein, with the protein product MDWPALARALTEAGVRRPVDEVRALLAGIAAGPEPIGRGWLELIDPLLLAEADGAAARAHDDARRALAARLLDRGAGDGPARVAALRAALQARGLAGSVVPRGDEHQGEYVPARAERLAWLTGFTGSAGVAVVLANQAAIFVDGRYTLQVRQQVDTGVYTPLHLIETPPTRWIPGALAAGDRLGLDPWLHGAAEIDRWKAACAEARAELVLVETNPVDAVWADQPPPPITPAVPHPLQFSGRSSQDKRVALADELKQAGQQAVVLSAPDSIAWLLNIRGADVPNTPFALSFAILHDDAHVELFMDPRKAVPSLSAHLGNAVAVAPPDRMGAALDQLAKAGATVRIDAQSLSGWIANRLTRGGARLAPGGDPCALPKACKNAVELDGIRAAHRRDGAALSRFLAWIAEEGPKGTVDELGAIARLAAIRAEGGFFRGYSFDTISGAGPNGAIVHYRASEATNRRLEPGSIYLVDSGGQYLDGTTDVTRSIAIGTPTDEMRDRFTRVLKGHIALATARFPVGTTGSQLDALARLPLWSVGLDYDHGTGHGVGSYLSVHEGPQRISKAPNTVALAPGMIVSNEPGFYKEGAFGIRIENLVAVRDSAHAVEGGRPMLEFETLTLAPIDRNLVAVGLLTDAERDWLNAYHRRVLTVIGPQVDAATRAWLEAATAPV
- the lpxC gene encoding UDP-3-O-acyl-N-acetylglucosamine deacetylase: MDGSSYIAGGNAEDAPASVPARRPRQVVLPIETLPDESRQRTLKSSIHCSGIGLHSGERATMTLHPAEEGTGILFRRSDIGGRGVAIPARWDHVVETTLCTTLGNQDGVKVCTVEHLMSAFAGMGIDNAVVEVKGPEVPIMDGSAAPFVFLIECAGIAQQTAARRVIEVLRPVQVRHDASVATLMPSARWSVHCEIDFDSPVIGHQVASMAVTPATFRTEVARARTFGFHHDVVRLMESGLARGGSLDNAVVISGDKVLNEDGLRYDDEFVRHKVLDAVGDLYLAGGRLAAAYSGTRPGHRLNNQVLRALFAEEGAWRWSTAAETATSMRRALAG
- a CDS encoding outer membrane protein assembly factor BamD, with protein sequence MRPGLFVGAALAGALMALTGCGGAEEEAYVEQPVEDLYNTALDNLAAAEYEAAQAAFEEVDRQHPYSVWATKAQLMAAFAAYQKGNYDDAVVALDRFIELHPGNSDTAYAYYLKALCYYEQIADVTRDQRLTQLALSSLQDVVTRFPGTDYARDAALKIDLARDHLAGKQMEIGRYYLRQGQYTAAINRFRAVITDYQTTTHVPEALHRIAEAYAALGLTSEAQQVAAVLGYNYPGSVWYIDSYELIEGGDIPGNEDAYDGLTGISWLDDLF
- a CDS encoding AAA family ATPase, with the protein product MLQSLSIRDVVLIDRLDLDCHPGLTVLTGETGAGKSILLDALGLALGGRADSALIRAGCTQATVAAAFALPGDSPVRALLAEQGLDADLDDGLVLRRQIGRDGRSRGFINDAPVSARLMRDVADLMIEVDGQFAAQGLLDPRAHRDLLARFAEAEVERAAVAEAHAGWKAA